The Miscanthus floridulus cultivar M001 chromosome 6, ASM1932011v1, whole genome shotgun sequence genomic interval gaggtggaagtatggcgtcccaaGGGAGGATCGGCCTAAGCTGTAGCCGCTTCTAGAGGagctggagaggctatggagccgTGGCCTTACTGTGGccatggtcgtggctgccttccaccgccgaaGGGTGCTGTCACTGATGGCTTGGCGGCGGCGCCTGTTcaagatgaggccgggtgagacaaatgagggcatccagatgtcctcctccaccctttccgatgaggaaattcttcgccgggtgggggagacggtggaggcgaagctaaggggcggcaacctgacccccatcgcgatgcgcctatcatgggggttcctctcgctggtaagtcgcgcGCTGCTGCAGCCCCTGAGCCTTCTCCGTTTCTCCATACTTCtcgttcccttatgcgcgttcgccgttcttgcaggggatgagggacgtgcacgCCTCTCCGCCACCCATTCTTAAGGACGCAAggtggcgggcgatcaaccgggcgcacgtcGAGGCGTAGAAAAAGTGGAAGGACGCTAAGGCGgcaaagcgcacgaagaagatcctcgcgcgcgaggaactGGACAAGCGCTGCCTccagcaaaggaaggatggcctcccgttggaggagtccccatcgccgtcgatatcgatggatgcctcggacggggatgatgagggcgagatggggcggggtcccctggaccatctccctgatgtaggGGAGGCGGTGCCCGaggcgttggcaagcagcccggtgctcccaggaggaggaggaggagctacccCGGGGTCGACGGTTGCCCACCTCGGGGCCGAGACCAACACGCCCGGGGAGCGGGCGTTGGGCAAGCGTgccatcagcccggtgggctcagcGGCAGCGGTGGAgtaggtggcggcgggggcgatgCAACTACCCTCGTAAAGGACCGAGGGGGCATCGGGGTCCGTCGAGGACCAACCGGCGCTGATGGACACGGAGGCTGTGCCtctaccgccgccaccacctgCACAAACAAGGGTCGCCGTGGCGAAGCAGTTGCCGCCctgctcgaggtaggtgtatttttggtggagtCGTAGTGCTTTTCGTCcgttcttttgtcttgtgctgaccTTGTAAACACTTTGTCCTTAGCCGAAAGCAGCctacggaggtgcctaccttggcaccCCTAAAAGCGCATAAGGTTAACctcagctccaccgcccactaggtggcggaggtgcaagccgccctacaacgtggcgcggcgtcggtgagggccgacccaaaggagccggccacccaaggaggggctaccagGGCGGCCCCAACATAggtgggggagggagcgcctccgccccATGATGGCAAGGCCCGTGGGTCGGATGGGGCCGAGGTTCCCTTGCCTACAGAGGCCGCTAGGATCGAGGTCCCCGTGGTTTCATAGGCCGGGGCGACAGAGGCTGCGGTGCCCAGGACCATCGAGGTCGCTGCGGTGGGCGCCGGAGCCCCTGTGACCGCcgaggccatggtggtgggggccggagcccctgggaccaccgaggccacaatggcggaggccggagcccccgagaccaccgaggccacgatggtggaggccagagcccctgggaccaccgaggctgacGTGATTGCGGTGAGGCTgtcggcccaggaagtggagacgaGGGTCACGGAGGCCTCagcggcacccttggttcaaggcctgccgtcgttgcgggagagcgcctaggaggtggaagttcttccgatctcctccgacgatacttcctgggcaCAGGAGATGGCCGGCGCCGAGGTAGCCGGTgtcgtggaacagccggttccaaccccaggcgagggaagctcggccctcacgcgagtacgacccgagccctgcgggtgggatcacccgcgtgtcctgtggcagagccaggatgaccctagggcggagcctctatttgccctcaaggacgcggccgagggcagTTGCTGGGACATGTTCGAGCAGTACCACTAGCTGGCAGAGCGGtcactacggacggcgctgtccgtggtggccaacgatTTGCCCAGAGTCACctaggttcgtgctttcttttctcatgcggtggtctttttctgagttttctttgtagggattgactcctgttctgtttcccccaggagctcgagactcggtcctttgggaagtcggtctttctctagtgggagagggatgtctgggaccagctttagTGGCAGAAAGGCCTTCTTGCCAGCGTCAACGAGCTCCTATCGGCgtggagcgcagaggtggaggacctccggcTTTGTTGTGCCAATGCAAAGGTCGAGGCGGTCATGGCCTAGGAGTAGGTTGCCCCTCTagtggcgcgggtcaaggagttggaggaggagctgacctagGTGGCCGGTGAGTGGGACGCCTTCAAATCCCGAGCTGGAGAGgccacggcctcgggcaaggtccttgctggACAGCTAGAGGCAGAGCAGAGCACGCACCAGTTGATGAAAGGCACCTTGGATGAGGCCTTTACGGCGGCCGAGGCCTCATGAACCGAGGCTGTGGTGTGGAGGGGAAAGGctaagggtgagtcctattccccttgttttattcgcTTTTTCTTATGTTTGCTCCCTAACTCCTTGTtgtgacgcagagctagggagtgaagcttccagggtgcTCAAGGCTTCTTGGGTtgaggcccagcgcctgaaggaggaGGCCATTGTTTCCCGGGCCAAagccctgcgctggaaggagaaagccgaggacTTTCGGGTtgaggcccgacgctgggagcagaaggccaagggtgagttccgtaggcttccatccttatttggcttgtttttcctctcgctcaaccccattccgttTCCTATGGTGCAGAGTCGAAGGCGGAGGTCACCCGGGCCTCCGAGGCTTCCGTcgtggtgcagacggtgctcgagaccgagatcagggagcacgaCGCGCTGAAGGGTGCCGCCCATGCCGTCTACGAGGCCCtggtggtcgagggggttcaatcaggcagctcccttgggagccgtctgattgcgctgagcggtcaagtgcgtgaGCAGTTCCGAGGGCGCTGCATATGGGCGTCAAGGGTGCAtaggccgtcatcgcctcgcactacgtcggtgttgacctccaagccatcagcgatggctacgtcttgcctgatgatgacgatgaggccgaTGAGGTGGtgatgaagctgttggaggcggcggaaggccctagcacggcgctggcaatgttgtttgaagaggaggtggtccctcccccaccgTTTGCCGATGCTGGaggtcctgagccttgacctaggctcaagtggccatgtaaatagagtaggaattaactttgtatcgtaacgcttgtggtcgtcgaggcctttcttttaaagtactcgtgtttctttaatcgtttgtcttgtattttcgagcatctgccctcttgttgtctctgatctgatttctttgcaaaaaacctccttggagcctaagccatcCCCTGGGCGAAAGATGGTGAGGGAGCGCTGTAGCCCAGAGGCTTAGGCCATCTCGCAACTCTACCagccttctggccctgagacgggcttttggtccttggggTTTTCACAatcgattcgtcagagcgtgctagagggtttggcgtaggaatttttttgaaaaatgactaaaaaatggtgcgtgggacttagggggaatcccccatctagtcCCCAAGGGAGATTCGGTTCTGCGGAGGCAGAGCTAAGTCTCCCTTACAGTGTCATCGTGTTGTCGAGACCAACGAtaggctcggggggggggggggttctcaaaaaattagaacaactaaagaacgcttttcaattgtattccgagaaacaatatatacaatgcttgggattttaagggtaaaagcgacgtagctattctatattccaagcgttggtgaagatttcacccttctcgttggctagcttgtaggttccgggcttcagcacttggacgatgatgtacggtccttcccatggcggggttagcttgtggcgacccttgttgctctgtgccagcctcaacactaggtcgcctaccttcaagtctcgtctTCGGATGCGCCGGGCCTAATAGCGCCATAGGGTTTGCTGATATTTAGCCGAgtgcagcagcgcgacgtctcgggcttcctccagttggtcgagggcgtcctctcgggtggtgcggttgcgttgttcgttataggcctgtagccttagggaaccatattccaagtcagtggagaggatggcctcggccccatagaccaagaagaaaggcgtgaaccccgtggctcggcttggagtgttcctcaggctccagatgaccgatggaagttcggcgagccatttcttaccaaacttcttcaactggttgtaaatttttggcttgaggccttgtaggatcatgctattggcatgctctacttggccgttggtccttgggtgtcctatggccgaccaggccacacagatgtggtggtcatcgcagaacgtcaagaattttttgccggtgaactatgtcccattgtcggtgatgatggtgttagggaccccaaacctgtggataatgttagtgaagaacaacactgcttgctcagatttgattcgattgatcagacgagccttgatccatttggagaacttatcgattgctaccagtagatgggtgtagcccccgggggccttttgtagaggtccgaccatgtcgagcccccatacggcgaacGACCACGtaatagggatggtttggagggccagggccgggaggtgcgtctgccgagcatagtactggcatccttcataggagcgtactagcttggtgatGTCGGCAACTGCCGtcagccagtagaacccttggcgaaaagcatttccgacgagcgtccgaggcgccgtatggtgcccgtaggcccctgcgtgcaagtcccaaagtagggcttggcctacctcagtggtgatgcatcgttgaaggacaCCAGAGGGACTTCACCTGTATAATTcaccattgcagaggacgtaagtcttggctcactGCGCAAGTCGTCGGGCTACGGTCCTatcactaggaagctccccccgagcaagccaatcaaggaatgggattCGCCAGTCCGCGTCCTAGTCGGTCtggggaggctcggtgttgacttccatgacctcgagcTTGCTCAAGAGAGTCtcagcagcagagggggcgtcgagccccgtCGTGTGTtcgacaggtgggccctcctctactaccaaggtgtagtcaatggaaggtttgtggaggtccctggcaaagacgttcggggggaccagagCCTGTGccaaggccatctttgccagttcatcgacGGCCTCATTGTACTTCTGTGTGATGTGCTTTAggtcgagaccgtcgaacttgtcttctaggtgatgTGCCAACttacagtacgcctccattttggggtcaaggcagtttgactccttcatgacttgatcgacgatgagctatgAGTCACCCCagacgtcgagacgccgtaccccaagttcgatgaCGACCTACAAGCCATTGACAAGGGCCTCATACTCAAccgtgttgttggaggcggcgaagtggagccgcaccatgtagcgcatgtgtactccgaggggcgagatgaagaggagactcacgcctaccccggtcttcgtcagagacccattgaagtacatggtccagcattctgtctaGATTTGAGTAGGTggcaattgggtgtcggtccactcagccacaaaatcggccaagacctaagacttaattgctttctgaggtgcaaaagtcaaggcttcccccataagctcgatggcccacttggctatcctacctgaggcttcccggttatggataatctctcccaaggggaaagatgatgccatggtcactgggtgggactcgaagtagtgacgcagcttgcgccgggccaggactatggcgtagaccagcttctggatgtgggggtagtgtGTTTTGGTCTTGAagagtacttcgctgatgaagtagacaagtcgttggatgggtagagcatgcccctcttcctacctctctACTACTACGACAGCGCtggccacttgggtcgttgcggcgacgtagagtaaaaGGACCTCATCTCTGGCTagcggtaccaggacgggaggattggtgagcagtgctttgagcttggtgagggcttctttggcctcgggggtccaggaaaagcgtttggattttctcaagaggcggtataggGGCAAGCCTTTTTCATCGAGGCacaagatgaagcggctcagggccgtaagacatcccatgaccctctacactCCTTTGAGGTctttgattggtcccatgctggttacggccgagaccttctttgGGTTGGTTTCGATGccatgttccgagactatgaatcccaagagcatgcctcgggggaccccgaacacacacttctcgggattgagcttgatgcccttctctctaaggcatttgaaggctatcttcaagtcATTGACGAGATCCTCGGTCTTTctagtcttgaccacgatgtcatccacataagcCTCAACGGTTCtcccaatgtggtcgccaaagaccttggtcatgcaccactggtacgtggcccctgcatttctgaggccgaaaggcatagtcacgtagcagtacatgccgaatggggtgttgaaagaagtcacaagctggtcggactttttcatcttaatttgatggtaaccagaatacgcatcaaggaaagacagggtctcgcaccccgcaatagagtcaacgatctgatcgattcgagtaatgggaaggggacttttggacaggctttattcaaaccggtgtagtctacacacatcctccatttcccatttttcttcttaactaatatggggttagccaaccactctggatgggacacttccttgatgaacccggccgccaagagtttctgtacctcctcgccaatggccctatgcttttcctcattGAATCGGTGCAAgcattgcttcaccggtctagagccggcccggatgtccaaggcgttcttggtgacctccctcggtatgcccagcatgtccaagggactccatgcgaacatgtcgCCATTCACACGGAGGAAGTTgatgagcacggcctcctatttgatgtcgagggtggcgctgatcctcagtgccCGGTTGTctgggcaggcggggtcgaccaggacgagcttgatggcctccgcgggcttgAACGCCCCTGCACAACGCTTGGAATCAGGCACCTCACCACTGAGTTGGtcaaggttggcgatgagggtctcggcctccgcgagAGCCTTGGCATACTTGATGCACTCAACGTCGTAGTCAtatgcatgttcatacgtggACTTAATCATGATGACACCGTTGGGaccaggcatcttgagcttgaggtaggtatagttggggaccgccatgaacttggcatagcacggctaccctaggatggcatggtaggttcccctaaacccaaccacctcgaaggtaaggacctccttgcggtagttggagggggtgccgaagcaaacgggaaggtcgatgcacccgaggggtcgcgtgcatttccttggcacgatgccgtggaaaggtgcggcgtcgcctcggagcctTGACCAGTCAATCTCCAatagctctagggtgttggcgtagaggatgttgaggccgctgcctccgtccatcaaaaCCTTGGTGAGTcaagtgttgccgatgatcgggtcgacaacaagtgggtactgcccaggattcagaacatggtcggggtggtcatcccgatcgaaGGTGATTGCTTCTCGAGTCtagtcgaggtatcggggagtggctaCCTTAACTAAGAAGACCTCTTGGCATTCCCTCTTTTGCTGACACGcagtaaggcacgccgagggtccaccaaagatcatgaaggcgatgtgtacctcggggaacccttcgtccttgtcgtcgtcctggTCGCCGGTGCCTTTCTGCTTGGCATCGTCATCGGGGAGGCTGAGCCTGGCATAGTATCGccacagcatggagcaatcctcaagGGTGTGCTTTaccaggccctggtggtaagggcagggtttcttaagcatgtcgtcaaagggcctggggcccctagggcctcggggattcttacgCTCTGCGGTCGTGactagatcggcctcgaggaTGGCCTGCTTCCtctggtgaccctttttctttcttttggggaggtggggaaccaaggcctcgagggcctcatccctccgcttccccttggtgtcgttctcggggaagatggcccctatagcctcttcgcccgaggtgaagttggtggcaatgtcgaggagcgcggcagccgagcgcggcatgttctggcctaactctcagaccaagtctcggcaggtggtgccagagaggaaagcctggacgatctctgagtcgccgacgctgggcaactcggtgcactatttagagaagcaccggatgaagtctcagaaaGACTCGTCTAGTTTCTGGCAACAGCTCTTAAGGTcttaggagtttctagggcgcacatatgtgccctggaaattcccgatgaagatcctaaccaagtcgcaccAGTCGTgtatctgagagggaggaagatgctcgagccaggctcacgccgagtctgacaagagtaaggggaggttgcggatgatgagcaggtcgtcGTCGGCGCCACCTAGCTAACAagctaggcggtaatcggcaagctagAGTTCGGGATTGATCTTGtcgctatacttcgtgaggttggctagTTGTCGAAACCGGGCTGGGAAATGTGCAAcgcggatggctctgctaaagacCCAAGGACTAGGCGGTataggagaaggactacggtccacctcactgtcataacggccaccccgatgtggatggt includes:
- the LOC136460163 gene encoding uncharacterized protein, which codes for MAVPNYTYLKLKMPGPNGVIMIKSTYEHAYDYDVECIKYAKALAEAETLIANLDQLSGEVPDSKRCAGAFKPAEAIKLVLVDPACPDNRALRISATLDIK